GATTTTTCTCTATCATGGACAAGTTAAACTATCCTATAAAACTatagttatttgtattgttgtttgatatttattttaaaagtccgTAGTAGAACtacttaataacaaaaatagttataacgACAAATACATATTGTTAATGGCCTATGAGAAATAAATGTTCTATCTCTTTCGACATTTCCAATTATTCTTAAAGCAACATATATCTGCCAACAATATAGCTTAAGAAAAATTCATCTTATCCTCTACGCTCAGACTGACGGtgtactgtttttttttctaatacaacGTCACAACGATCGATAATGAATTGTAAATTCAATCGGATAATGTCATGTACGTCATATGTATTGTTCTTAACTTGTTCCTAAGTTCCTATAATTTCCTAACCAATAATCAACAATAGTACctgtacaataaattaacaattaacttAACGTCTTCATGCGACACAATTGTTTtgcataataaattgtttttaacgcGGAATTTAATTCTATCCCCTAAGTTTTGTCAAAACCACTATTAATGCTGGTGGAGTTGTGGATAATAATGTTCAACTGGCTATACTTGGCTACAACCTTgaggttattataaaataaaaatgtatcagtatacaatatacatagagactttatttagtttttactatcTATACTAAATAAAGATGAGGAGCCTATAGTGCCCatctgtttaaatataattagtatgaGTGAAATTCAATGtgcacaattatataatatatctgtattcCACCCCTTATAAAGAATAACTCTACTTGTACAAAAATAACGactcaaaacaataaaattcaacaataaaaatagagacttaaaaaaaaaaaaattaaaatagatgtGCAACTAAAAAAAGCCGTCGAAAAGGTAATCGCTCTGCTGTAGAGTAAGTTTCGAATATACCTCGTCAttaagtaggtcactgtaatggatgtgtttaattttaattcaatgataagtaATTGAAAacgatgaaaaacgattctgagtggagatggttTACCAAAgagttatttcaatataatagtaatacagttttaacaaatggttgtatatttttctttcgattatttttaaaagtctgGGAAATGTCTAGAACCACAAATTATATCCAATTTTAAACCTCCCTTGAAATCGATAATTCTTCTAGAAAAAAAGTATCTtcagaaacaacattttttaaaatttaaaaaaatatcacaaatcgttgtaagatattatatacattcattGGCGTTCAGAATCCAATATAAATACCCAAAATATGCGCTTATATAACTTGTAggatataatacttttaaaataatatgcaaatacatattaaaattaataatattataactttgcATGTATTTTGTGGAAGTTTAGAAAGGTCCAAACTTACTCACACGCTCAAACAAACTTGACTTGTGCATAATAACGgtggttaaaaaattattcgttcacaataactaaataggtactttgttatatttttcttgatttaaagtttaaaagtttcaacactttcaaaagtaataatatggaAACTGTCAACCGATATTCAACAGTTGTAATAAAAACATCTTAAATTTCAAGAAggcgcattattattatcattattattagtttgtatatataattaattatatctcTTATTAACATcgtcaataatttaactatcaatttcggttgtataaatattacttataattttatttaaaaaaacatataatatagcgatatataggtaatggggacattaaaactatttttactattgCAATGTTACGTTATCCTTCCAGTTGAAGAAATATTTGTCTCACAACACTATTAATACTACATTACTACACCCCCACAACGCATGTTAACTAAAaccataaatacatatttttaaacttgcACGCGTGACCTgtatttttcacaataaaaaatatttgcttgtaaaaaaaactcattcaggaatttgatatatatttatgttaaaccTAGGTAAGTAGATACTCAAATCAGgcgtacttattttatttttttatgtgacaGCTGTACGTATactacttgattttttttaccgtGCCTATCAACTGTCCAAGAACAATCGTCATTAATAGGCTATAGGCACACCCgaatttttaatacttcataattttatttcataattaatgtTCTAAcgaacgtgataaaaataatcaaatttatttaacgATTTCAGAGATAatcttattttatcattaatatctgTTGAGGCTTGGGCAACTATGGGTAGTTagtaataagttttattaataacttataacttataagcaataatcctatcttaaaattaaatacaagctatatacctataagcacccaactaaaaatgtaatcaaagtGATATTCATATGACGGGTTCGAGATTTTTAACCATATGGTTCGATGATATCATTGAAACttcaagtttatattttgtaatatatgggtattaactgtatatatacatgtacagaATGTTCCAAATTTCGTCTGACAAAAGACAGATCTGCCCCGTAAGAACCAGTGTAATCCCCACCATTTTTGTCACACGAAATTTGAAAGACCCTGTATATAGGATGCAACCAAAGTGGTGAAACATTGGGAAGGgaaaattttacatttagtaaccaatttttttagttattctaactcatgtttatgtttatttaacttatatttatttatttattatttaatcaattgaCAATTTAAACTCTTGTTTATGtttacgtttatatattttatgtttatatgtttatatggttataattgtacgtacaaaaaattgtatatatggGATTCTTTGACACAAGTATGATAATAactgtacttatatatacattttttatttttactgttaaattTGCACTTTTGATCACTGATTTTCGTAAACTACAACAACGTATCCAATTTTGTTGTAACCAATTGCACCGTTAACTGAGATTGAATATGGAATTAAATAtgaagtatacataatattattatacaatacaatatttttttcttagcaTCGATAATTGTGTGatcttaaaaaaacaattattattaacgatgAGTTGGCTTTTTTCGGATACAAAATTGTTACCAGAAAACGGAGATaagatttttaagttttttactttttaacaatGCATTTCATttattggtttatttattttattcgaccaaattattaattataattatttaaacaagcaaatattttcaattacccttaaaaacttacattttaattttgtacatttgaaaagattaattttagtaaatagattcataatatgtatattgtatattgtataggtaggtacgaagATAGATATAGAGTTtaactgtattaaaattattgttgagtTTAACTGTATTAACATTgtgttaagtttttaattttgtttaatttatggCAACCGGTAacggttttaaattaattgattatttttttattttttttatgtacaattattttatgtgccttgattaatattaataagtaattctGATAAACATatctctaaataaaaaaaaaatgccacgATTGAACAAATTATTTGCATTTCTCTTTTTAAcgaacacttataaaaaaattcacctGTCTGGTTCATGAAAATGCAActgcaatttatttaaattaaaaagtattgacagagttttattatttgttaataatgtattacacgAGCTATACTGcctacttttagattctgagtggaacgatgaatgtattaattttacatgatgtgtgttttttttttatttttttttttttgtctgtcatcaccttttaggacagtaaaagttcttgtattttcttcaacagtacgtTTTCTGAAAAgaaatctaattggtactttgaggggttaaaagtaaaaatttcccagtagttttcaaaagcgccgtgataaacaaaagaaaaattaaggaaaaacgggaattttacgtaaaatctgttttcgggaaaatcgattttggtttttgatacaactctaaaataaatgaccgtaggtacatacaattttgactgaatgtttatattagcatttactatataccataacatttttcaaatattttgatttattttgagctgtttacggacattttcagtttccattttttttagtgaaaaattaaaaatccatactcccaattttttttataatttcaaatattgacaaaatacgtaaaaatgacgaaaatttacaaattagttTTAGTaagaaatttatcaaaaattttcttttcaaatctaagatttgaaaatataatacaagattcctcataagtttgtctactttttctaaaaaaaaaaatgtctacaagcaagtcaaattaaaattataatcatttaaagatcgaattttgacaacatttatcaaatttaaaattgaataattatttcgtagttaaaaatttataaaatgttgaacttttatttctaaggattgaaaatgtaaaacaagattccacgtaagtagttaattctattaccaaaaaatctaaaaaaatacataagatgttcttattattgtgattgtataatattatttgtaggtacttgaaacttctaaagtatactattatatatcaatgatatatattatttttttgatgtataacgcgttataaatacctaatggatattgtgatatgattaatttggaatttattataggtacctattatagataaattttttttttaataccatatataattagtatataatatgtcttatacctagactgacataccatcatctccgctcagaatcgtttttcttatacaattatattatatcattgaatttaaaattaataccatccgttatgcagtgacccacttgtaatctactgtacagcaaagtgacatccacttgcccaccttttttaatttgtactctTTGAATTTGtagcataattaattatttttacgaaaacattaaatttacaaaattgacCTATtcgttattattcattataatattataatattattcacctgTCAAACAAACCATTGCTGATTCTtcgtattattcaaaaaaattaatttgatgaaattaaatgaaacaaaataatttttaaatcacatttttagcttataattttacaaatgaaaatcaaaatagtttAGGTATAACATGTAAGTTTGAAACTTGCAAGTAAGTAaacgtttataatttcaattgaaaaatttattttccaaaaaatagtGTTACTGATCAATAAAAATTCTGTATTTCAATAGATTAGATCACAAAAGATGAtaagctcaaaaaaaaaatgtttgaaaccgAAAAACTGtgattcaatttaataaaatcctgTGCACCAAATCCATATAATTTCATTTCTAACTTTAAAAAACGATGAATGCATTTAGTAGGTCAGTTAATGCATCAGAACACATATAACATCTCCAATAGATGGGAACCTACTACCTACGTATTTCaagatacaaaaaataaaaaaataaatcgctttatgttcataatattacatacgcatatttcatatttcatacaatTAAATCATCAGCAGTAAGCactacacaataaataataatatacaatatgcatctacaaaatattataggtatatgcgaTCTGTGTATTTTACTTTCCAAACATTGTAATATTGGctgtatataattgaattcgTTACGTTTTTCTGGAATACTTGAAGCGTATAGGTAACTCATaaatatcaaacatattttattctagttaatataataatttagcattcgagtggtatattattatgtgaattcTTTAAACCCGTtcgcgtataatatttttacttgtacCATCGCGTACCTATTCATacacgaattattattaatatatattaatataatgatattgcaTTATGTTTAGTAATAGTGATATAATACCCGTCTCAAGTACCCACTCGAATATCGATCAGATAAAATACGTAATATGATAATGTGGGTATCAAATACATATCTAAAGTGCCTtaagttaaaaacatattattatacctttactatatattttataaattgtttacccgtgcatattatataagtgtattatagttaaatacaataattattgtacgatATTATCTGTACTATTTTCGTAACATGATATTTCTGACCACTCCATGGTCCATATCCACTGCCCAcggacataaaataaattaaaattttattttttatttctgtctTAAATTTCACCTTAAtccaataatagtttttataaaacgttttttaaatgtgaagatttttaaatgaaaaaaaaacatttgccGATAcgccataataattaatgaatattgtatttttttttttttttaataatagataaaatatatattattgacacttattacacaattaatattcacattattctataatagtatgatattatgataattattattgttctaattAATAGAAGTTCTTCACAAgtgtttaacatttattatacaaacggAAACGGAGTGCAGTGTattcgaaaataattataatacgtaataatattattgtcgttatgTATTTACCTGCAGTATAGAATAGAACAAACCAACTGtacgaaaatatattaaaatgtgcgAACgaacagataatataatactattttaggtTCCGTTTTACATAGTAGACATCGcgacaatttacaatttacctaCAACATTCGTCCATATGATTTCTGTCGGCTTGTATGATATTTGTTTAGGTGTACGTTAAACGTCTATACTTGATTACACGTTATTAATTCGTCAGACGTACCTATTTGGGCTTGATGACGGTACAAGTGTCGACCAATAATGACACGCGCTCGTTAGTCAAATGTTTAttacgaattttttttcattgttttttcgTCACACTTCTGCTTTGGCGGCTCGTAAATAATGAGAAGAACAACACACGCGAACAAAGGTATGTTACCTACGACCAATTATatgaattcaattttgtgaCATCTTTATGTCCCCGCCAATGTTTAGTGCTTTCTAAGAattcaagataatattatcccccccccacacacacacacacacacacacacacacacacacacacacacacatacacacacacacatacacaacaCCATTCGATtaagacaatattaatattactatagtgtTGTCCtcttttaaacaataatcaGCCATAGACTGCTTGGTAAACATAATCAGCTAGGTATACgacaataatatgtcttattaaATTCACCAAAGTCGTTAAGAGTATAtccaaacatattatacattaatgatttaatttttactttaggtgcctaaatattatattcgtatacaaattaaaactttgactaaaagtttaaaacattcCTATACGGCATatacttcataaaaaaaaaattaactaaccaATTTGTATATATcacgataatatataatagcagaaaaatatttcgatttagatattattaccGAATCACCCGCACGAATAACTATACAAATGTTAATAAATCAttcattacaaattacattgtTGTGTTCTTTTGCAATAGTtatcaatttgatttttgaacttataattattattccctTTATTTCATAGTCAGAAGtccattattttcaatttatagaacattaattatttaaaaacatgcatGCATGCATGCATGCAATGTTAAATTCCGTTAATTTAGTGTTCACAGcagtttatacataaaaattaaatttaaaaatgatttaatattttaaaaatttacctcGTGTGACATTTTTATATGGGTTCCCTCTTTGTATTACAACTAATGTTAGTTTTAGGAAAATATAttggatttaataatttttacgaatgaatgtttaatattatgtttaaaaaacgcatcaaaatgtaattataattttcatacaaTGCCTTCaggtaaaaatacaaattagaaatttaaaatataataattatcgttgtgaatgtagtaattataatatctatagaaaataaatgaCATTATAGTAAACATGAATTGTGTTTATTAACTACAATTTAATATCAGATAaggtaaataaatcaatttaagaaattaaaaatgtatttagtgaACATCGCggtagatattaaattaattataaattagataatcGCGTCACACTTTAtacactgaaaaataattttcaaaacttgtTTAGAGATCTAAATCGTTATCTCTGTCAAATAATTCACTGTCTAAATCGATAGCTGAATTCATGATATTCGATGTAATATTCTGTAAAATTTCTTCTTCATGATTAGCAGCTTCTTCTTCCATTTCCATTATTAAGTTTTGATTTAACATTTGGTCAtcttgaatttgattttttatttcttctacTATTTGGAATTCTTCCATATTAATTGGACTCGAAACATACGGTCTTTTCTGGACCTTAGGTTTTACAAGACTTTTTCCCTTACTTTgactaagatttgaaaatctaGGTGTATCTCCCTGTAAGAAGCAAcgtaaattaaagtaatttttcattataatacaacatataGTGGATACCAACCGGTTTCGCTAATTTGAAATCATCATATGGTCGAGGaccattttgataaatttttggTGGATCTTTGGTTCCGTGCAAAGATAAAGTCATTTCAGTAATTATACCTTTGTTGGATGAATCACCAGTCTGCATTAACAACATATATCGATTAACCATTTgtattaaatgctaattaaatcaaaaacatgtatatataccttatcaaaaatatcaatgaCGAAATTTCCTTTTGGAGATTCTCCCCAGAAAGCGAGTATTGAAAATGTCCATCTTCCTAATCCATTAGCATTAAAGTCTTTTGGTCGATTTTCCAGGACTCGACATTCCGTCCCTATACAAGTAAATATATCATTAGAAATTAGTATATAacgaatatattgtattgtatacaaattatagtaaCGTAATATGTGAGCTCAGTAAATGTATCTTACACACTTTACTGGTAACGATAAATACGTACATTTAAAATTGACTATTTACTTACCAAAATGTTGCTAGAAATTTTTACATTgctttcaatttaataaacaaaatatacaataatactagtCACTAGACTTAATTCCTTGAACCGCTTAAAGACAGATGATAGCGACACTGCTATAATAGAATCAATTATCATTCAACTCCTATAGTTTCtaaagtttcaaatatttaataaataatacaataatttaacaaaattaattctaaaataaaattttaacatttacaaTTATTCCGAAATTCACGTAAATTTACTTGTAAACTACACATTTGGATTTTTAGATTAGTCTTAATAGTTTATAGCATttaaggtattaaaataaaatttgaattactgATAAAATTGGTGACAAAAAATCATAGACATTAGTAGAATAGACCATGGACATTAGCTGTTTTACGTGTAATATATTGAAGCTAACATGTTTGCGAGAGAGACAGACAATGCAAGGTATTATTGTTTGCATATGATAAGTTATAATTTCTTTGACAAATTTGTAGATTTATATGGACATGATATATTGTTAGCCTAATAGcctcatatattttgtatcattcttgatctattattatttacgcaaaaACTCACAAACGCTAATACAGAACAAAGTcacaacttataaaaaaatatattacctaacgGTGATTTCATTGCTATTTGAATATCTCCTCTTTTTGGATAAGACATTGTTAATATTAACTGTACATATTCCAAGTATTTTATTTCACCAGTCATTCCTTCGCAGCCATTCGAGTGCACGGTAATACGGGCGGCACGATCTCTCGATACAGGATAACCtctaaacaaatacaatttattattaaactaatttactaataatattaatgaatgacaaattatttttttagctatACTTTAAGGTTTTGtttgataatatgtacaatattataaatattaatttaaaaaaaattatatgatcgTTAAAATCgttatgaatttatttgttgCGTTCGATACCTACCTGACCTTAGGCATACGTATACCACACGACGACATCTCAGGCACGTTTTCCCATTTCATAGCTTCTTGGACTAGCTTGTAAGCATTCACTAAGCCGAACCCAAAGTCGACGGAATAATAGAACCCGGCTTTGTTCCTGTTCCATCCGTAGTTATCACTCAATGGCACCACCTGAGATGTCCAAGCTATTAGATGTTGCACGTCCCTCCATGTCAGTTCAGgtcttgaaataattaaaaattataattaatttacaatcgAATAGTTTGAGTGTTTGAGCTCATCATAAATATTACTTGGCCGACAGAGCTAACGCTATAATACCAGACACCAGTGGTGCAGCTGCAGACGTTCCAGTATGTTTGTCAGTACATTTTCCGTTTACATCGGCAGTCAACTAgattaaaagaaattaatattaatttttttatttttactagacaaaacatcattaaatatatatttactaaaatatatttaatccatTATCCGATTGTTTTccaagtaaaaaattaactcgataattcttatattacagttgttttaattatataaatacaaattaagaatactatataatatataatagtaatgaataataatttatttctctactattatacattgtacatatttagCCATGGGTTtatgtacaatacatattattatgtgtaggtatatatttttttaatataattacaaaatatattttaaattgaagtataatatttttaaaatacagtttttagtCAACCAAACTTCGATTTTCTCTAACCACTTATGGCGgttatgaacaataaaaaaatgaaaatgaaatattaataattgacaattttaccaactcaaaagttaaaaaattaaatgtttgtaaagttaatacaaaaataaaataaattaaaacccagtataatattatttattttgttggacatttattaattattgacttATAGTCTTAGCAATTTTATTGGAAGATAATATAGGTCTCAAAGTTGCACATAAATTGTCCATATAAATCGCAATAATCACTAAGGTTAATTTCTAACGCTAGGTAGATAACAGAATAACTgacttaaactaaaattatcgTGGACGATAACACCATCTGTTTTAGATTCAGCAAACACATAAGAAaagattttataagtttatcacttaattttaaaattaaatagatcgAATGAACATTTGAGAATTAAGAAACGCtgttattgattattatcgAATCCTTCCTCGTGCTATTAATAATGTTGTACTTTACGATACTATATTTcctgtatagtataaaatattaaaatatacgtcgAATAGCATTttctttgaaataaatttaatattcatacacaGAGCGATCAATTTAATATGatacagtttttatttctatacaattCATACAGAATTATGCTTCGAGTTCTACACTATATTtagttttcgttttttttttagtaagtgCGTCTTATTATGTGTTCTTTTGTACCGCCTTAGAGTTAATATACGCGTATTACTTAATTAAATCATTCGATTATTCGAGTAACGTATTTTACGTTACTTTATTTGTAaagtacagtatttttttttatagcactggtaatattatgtacaatggtcaacgactaattaatattattaactggatatttcaattaggtaggtaaacaaaaaaataatattgaataattttactaattaacGTACCTATgtcgtataatacctatatgtatatgattatattttagggCCTTTTAAACTGAAATGCACGGTAGGCATTTTAGAGCCAGTTCCACCCTGATGACACACCCTATTACCGGTGTATATACAAAGACCCAAGACCCAATATTATTGAGATGCATGTACCTACCACGTTCTTTTCTTGTCCAGAACCACTGTATGCAGTAGCCATGATCGAAGCACATCTTTCGGAATAGTGTGCTACGTGACCACTATCATCGCAACTAGCAACCACTATGGTATACATGGAATTTACATAACCATCGCAAGCACAGTTGTCGCCTTCCGTTTTTCCATTTCCCGCGGCGAACACATAAATAGCTCCTTTTCCGTCCCGACCCTAAAACCATGTGAGTTTTGATtgagtttaatattatgaaaaacaattttaaatcgtattggtacttgtttattttttaacgtagtttatattttaactatattattatctaatgatgtgaataataatattatactaattgaccaatgtaatattataacgataagaatgttattattacaagttaggtatgtagtaaatagtaattattgataacatattctgcaatctgtgtataatattgcaatagtaAAAGTGAAATGTATCTATTgcaatagataaaaaaaattataaatattatatatatatagaacggAACTTTATCTTTTAGCTACTTTACTTGATGTATGCCTTTTGAAAGCGCTCTTTTTACAATATCTGTCAAATGTTCCATAAACGTTCCGGTATCTGCAGGACCCCATGAATTACTATAAATGCACACATAATTACGAGCATATTTTAATGCTTTAGCTTCTCTAGTGTCTGTCGACCCATCGTCCAAAAACTTAATGCctaaaataagatatattattatttgttaatatttatgtttaagttCAACAAACTCtttcaaatttcattaaatCGTACAAACATCCTGTTTACCTCCAAGATTAGCACCATGGGCTGTTCCTACGCCACATATTCCATTATCTGGCTGCATAATTATTTCCCCGGCACATCTAGTTCCATGAGCTCTATACGCTCCATTTTCATCTTTAtcgggcataatattattattattcgaaataCAATTCCAACTTATGTCAGGATtctgaaattaatatttcaaactaattatttacaatcatagattatattatataattgtaattatagattaatatcAAACGTattgaaattacataataaaatgtacctagtaataatatatttaattatttactttacaaccatcaaataaaaaaaagcgtgTAAGTGGAAGTCACtttgctatacagtaggttacaagtgggtgactgttagtaatggatggtgttaaattcgaatttaatgataatttatataatatcattataaacaaaaaacgattctgagtggagaaaaataattgtgagcatataattttaatatttttcaactgtcattctaacaatatattaggagtcttgtattaaatttacaagcttttttcaaaaattttattgacatttatagaaaaaaaactaaaaaaattgtaaactgaaaATAGCTCGTCCGTcaatatctcaaaataattaaaatgaatttgaacattttatggtgtatagaaaatgctaatataaacatccagtGAAAATTTACTAAAGTTTAa
This portion of the Acyrthosiphon pisum isolate AL4f chromosome A1, pea_aphid_22Mar2018_4r6ur, whole genome shotgun sequence genome encodes:
- the LOC100166094 gene encoding neuroendocrine convertase 1; the protein is MILSSTLLLLVWNACFLSASRDSDIKYFTNEWLVHVPLGEVMAREVARGVGMRYDGPDTDNDGFHRMTKTDIPPKLFNNNEGITHRLNNHEFVTVANQEAVKERSYRGVVQPRQVVPRFVVPRSNSVEHNSHVISRDTQAHSNYEDSFNDEFWPDMWYFQDIRTNVKDPVLDMNIVPVFFELGITGKGVNITVPDDGLEWTHPEILPKFNPDISWNCISNNNNIMPDKDENGAYRAHGTRCAGEIIMQPDNGICGVGTAHGANLGGIKFLDDGSTDTREAKALKYARNYVCIYSNSWGPADTGTFMEHLTDIVKRALSKGIHQGRDGKGAIYVFAAGNGKTEGDNCACDGYVNSMYTIVVASCDDSGHVAHYSERCASIMATAYSGSGQEKNVLTADVNGKCTDKHTGTSAAAPLVSGIIALALSAKPELTWRDVQHLIAWTSQVVPLSDNYGWNRNKAGFYYSVDFGFGLVNAYKLVQEAMKWENVPEMSSCGIRMPKVRGYPVSRDRAARITVHSNGCEGMTGEIKYLEYVQLILTMSYPKRGDIQIAMKSPLGTECRVLENRPKDFNANGLGRWTFSILAFWGESPKGNFVIDIFDKTGDSSNKGIITEMTLSLHGTKDPPKIYQNGPRPYDDFKLAKPGDTPRFSNLSQSKGKSLVKPKVQKRPYVSSPINMEEFQIVEEIKNQIQDDQMLNQNLIMEMEEEAANHEEEILQNITSNIMNSAIDLDSELFDRDNDLDL